The DNA segment CGGTCAAGGCAATGCCCTCAACAAAGAACCGCTGGGCGGCCAAGAACGCTATCACCAACGGAAAGACGGATATTGTGACCCCAGCCATTACCAGGTTCCACTGCACATCCACGTCGCCGCGGAAAATGGCGAGGCCCAGTGCGAGCGTCCGTTTGCTCTCACTATTGATAAAGACCAGGGGATGCAGATAGTCATTCCAGTGCCACATAAGCGTGAAAACCGCGAGAGTCGCTAGGGCCGGTTTAGCTTGCGGAAGAATGACGGAGACAAATCGGCGGAGATATCCGGCTCCATCTATCGCAGCAGCCTCTTCCAGTTCCCGGGGTATCGTGACAAAGAATTGTCGGAGGAGAAACGTTCCGTAGGCGGTAAACATTCCCGGCAGAACGAGAGAAAGATGGTTGTCCAGCAGGCCAAACCACTTCATGAGAATGAACCTGGGAACCAGGGTGACCTGGCCCGGGATCATCAGAGTGGCCAAGTACCCCATGAAGAGATAATCGCGTCCGGGGAAACGCAACCTAGCGAATGCGTACGCTCCCATCGCGG comes from the Bacillota bacterium genome and includes:
- a CDS encoding carbohydrate ABC transporter permease, producing MRSKALVLGQVRVSTSARGLRSRSAQVWSAALVYGFLVISAILMALPFVWMVASGFKSYTEIFVDPFRLVPRHWTWSNFREVFQVAPFHLYVLNTVKVSLLSTFGAVATSAMGAYAFARLRFPGRDYLFMGYLATLMIPGQVTLVPRFILMKWFGLLDNHLSLVLPGMFTAYGTFLLRQFFVTIPRELEEAAAIDGAGYLRRFVSVILPQAKPALATLAVFTLMWHWNDYLHPLVFINSESKRTLALGLAIFRGDVDVQWNLVMAGVTISVFPLVIAFLAAQRFFVEGIALTGLKG